A segment of the Babesia microti strain RI chromosome II, complete genome genome:
atatacGCATTTAgtatttgtaattgtaaattttaaacaatgtTTACCTTATAAATGCTCTTCGATTGTGATTGTAAGGATGCTTTGGAGCGTTTAGGCGATAGGcctaaaatatttaaatttaacttTATTCCAAATGGTATACATGCTTACATTCAGATTATCTTTGTTTTGGAGAAACACtttgtatattatctaGTGATAGCGCAATAAATACTTTTATTTTGAAGGTAAATCTACCGTTTATGTAGAGTTATATTGTGGAATTATTAGCTAGAAATGACACTAAAGTGTTGTACCTAGATacttatataaattttacttACTCCagattcaaaaatatttcagaATCCTTGGTAAATGATTATTCATTCAGGATTTTGATACccatattaattttgataaaataatatatatacctgTCCCATCGCCAGCCCAATTGTTGTTgatattagatattttaagCGATTATTTGAGGGAAAACAGGGGAATTCGTGTTATTGCAGTTGATCAATTAAACTTTTGGTCGAAAAATACGTTTAAAGGGAAGGAGTTTAACAAAACACTGAACCAATGCTACAGGGAActtaaaaaattgcaatCGCAATTTACTTTACTTTTGGTATATACAAAAACATTGAAAATAGGCAAAAATGATCTGCAAAAAATCATACAATCACATTACCATGGGCTTGCAGATGGAGtggataataaaaatacagTCGTTTTATTGACTGTACCGATGGAAACTGATTTTGAAGTGTTTACATTTAGATTCAAGCGATCTttcaatttacattttagAAGTTGCTATGTAAAGCAGATCTCATGTTTTGACTCATACAATAACAATGCGGATTATTGTtttattgacaaattttgtaatgaTGCAATTGATTGTGATGAAGAGGATGGGAATAGATGTGAATTGGAAAAGGTACAGCAGTGCATTTTTGGCAGAAGCTGAGCAAAAcaatcatttttatgttACGAGAATGTgtaaacacaaaatttgttgttGAAACAATCACTTTACTATACGTATATGGGTAGACATAAGAGTTACTTAGCATATGACTTAAATATGAACATTATGAGTTACAGTGAGTCTATATGATGCATTGATGTTGAGTTTTCGCCACAAATGTGCTAGTAGGGGGTGTTAAATTGAGAATAATTTCAATGTAGATAACACTAGAACAGCTCGTTACCCCAGAAGTAGAGATGGAGTACTCCTTGTCCAAGCTCCCAGTGAGCCAACAACAATTACTGCTGCCTCTGCTTAAACTGAAGCAAGATGTTGGCAGGGACAATTGCATAATGCTTTGCGATCtctttgaaaattttgcaaagGCTACGCAGAGCTTCTCCAGTGCACTAAAAGTCTTGCAGCACAAAGCGGATGCATTTCATAAAATTGTGGCAGCTGGAACGGTCCACCCGGATGTGTCTCAGGCAGTTATGCTTATTAGGGGCGATCAGCACAAATCTGACACCCAAGAATTTGACACTGCCATCGTCGCTAGTACCACAGCCGAACAAGCGGGTATGAATAGTttattactaatttttaaacaaaaattatttgattttttatttctcaacaaattttactaatttaggtttGTTAACAGTATGGAGTGGCATAGGGGCTCTCTTTGGGTCGATGTGTATGGAATTTGAAAAGCTAAATAGCACTATAACAAACGATGTACTAAATCAACTCCAATCGTTAGTCAAACCTGCAGAAGATGGTAAAAGTTGTCCATCAAATGACCCAATAAGCGGGGTTATTAACTTCATACCCAACCTGCAGATGATGTCTATGAATGGTAAATACACAAATTCCAAAGTGCAGAAGGGTATATCGCACGTTTTAAAATCACATGAATCATTACAAGAGTGTATTGTTGAGGAGAACGAGATTGTACAAAGGGTGAAGATGGCACTTAAGAATATTGGCATTAACACTGATGATATGGATAATGTAAAGGTTAGAGATCTTGCATCATCGCACTTAGATGCCAAAACAAAGACGGCGATTAGTTCGGCCATTAGACATACGATGAAGGCCAAGGAGAATTTGGGCAAATACCTACAAGAATTGTTTGCACTGGCACCGGAACTGCGGCAATTAACCAAAACATCAGAATCAAGTGATGTTTCTTCTATTGTTAGTTTGGATCAGATTGGTTACCAGGTGTCTAATGCCCAAAATTGCCCTACGGATGTGGCGGAAAATCttgtaaatgaatttacaaattggGAAATGAATCGTCTTTGCACCATATCCCGAGCACTTCAAATGTGGATCAAAGTACATGTTGAGTGTGAGCAAAAGAATTATTCACCATTAATTAAGGTTTGGAATTCATTAAGTGACGATTTCTCACCTTTGGGTGACTTCAACAGTTTTGTGAAAAATCTAATGGGCTCTAGGGTTAAATCAATTCATATTCACTCTAGGGAATACGATTATGACGATGTAAAGTTATTAGATAAACATCCAGGGGCATTGGAGTGCGTTTACACTTATTCTTTATGCGGagaaaatgataattattcCAAGAAGAGTAGCATTTTGTCACTCTTTAGCGTCTCTAGGGATAAAACGCCAAGCATAAATTCGATTCCACCTAGTGATGAGGATTTATCAGCAACGGCCAGATCATTCACTAGTGTTGCCTCTTATACCGATAGGACAACTGGCATTGAAAACTTTACGACGGCACGAACTTCATTAGACGCCGTAACAGCGAGATCTGCTATACCAGCGGTTACTGATCTGTTCAATTCATCCGAACAGTTTAAAACGTCCCGAACTTCAGCATCTACATCTAGAACCACTGCACCTACGAGTATATCAATGTCCACTGCTAGAAATGAGCTCAAACTTGATGAATTGCAAGAGAGCGATGAGCAGCTAGGTTCGAATACTTCTAGTGTAGCAGATCCGGCACTCAAGTTACCTTTGCACAAGCTAAATGAACTAAATTCGCCGTTGGCATCAGACGGCAATAAAACCGATAATGCAAAGATTATTAAGATGGATAATGAGTTAAACAATACTGAAATTAAGAAGGAAGAAAGTGAACTTACATTTAGGGACTTTGCTTGTACCCAAAGCGGTACCTTTTCATCAACCCTACTAACCACAAGTTTGTCAAAAACGGCCAATACGCTAACCACTAGCGAGAAGAATGAATATTCGTATAGCCCTAACGATAAACCTGATGTGAGGGagataaaatcaatttcacaCGTCCCGCTTCCggaaaaatattttgcaatggATACATTCACAAGCGTGGACCAATTGCTGGTGGATAAGCAAAACAGACTTTTTGATTactttgaaaatttactgaatttatcattgtTTACTAGGGACGTTAAGGACGTGGATAAATGGTGCGATTGGAGATGCAAGGATACTCTCCCACCCAGTAGCATTTTGCAGCGGCATGACTTGTACCCTGTATGTATGACACAAATCGCTGCCAAAGGTACTAATGGCGGTAAAGATGCATGTAGATTTggaaacaaattatttggaaTACAATTAAACGACATTTTCATGGATTCTGAGCAATGGGACATTGTAACTCTAGAGACGCTTATGCTGGTCCATCGTTTTTTAAATTCTTACATTAACCACCCTCTTTTGCACCAAAGATTTGATAATAAGTCTAAGGGtaagtatatttattagtttatttatgtattgttATTTGTCACTTACAtgcgataaataattgataatcaAAACTAAATAGGTTGGTTGGTCgaatgatttattaattatatatacatcttTTGTTTGTGAAACCCccaattgtaaaaaattaatatatataccttCTTATTTAGACAACCCGAATGCCGAGTTACAAATATACTTGTTGGCAAATGTCGGATTGTTTGAACATTGTACAGGGATAATTAGGCAACTTATTGATTTGTTTAGGGAAAAGAAAGCACCTTCGCCCATAACAAATTCACTTTTGAATT
Coding sequences within it:
- a CDS encoding P-loop containing nucleoside triphosphate hydrolase, putative (overlaps_old_locusTagID:BBM_II02570), which translates into the protein MLFDCDCKDALERLGDRPKIFKFNFIPNDYLCFGETLCILSSDSAINTFILKSYIVELLARNDTKVLYLDTYINFTYSRFKNISESLDFDTHINFDKIIYIPVPSPAQLLLILDILSDYLRENRGIRVIAVDQLNFWSKNTFKGKEFNKTLNQCYRELKKLQSQFTLLLVYTKTLKIGKNDLQKIIQSHYHGLADGVDNKNTVVLLTVPMETDFEVFTFRFKRSFNLHFRSCYVKQISCFDSYNNNADYCFIDKFCNDAIDCDEEDGNRCELEKVQQCIFGRS